GGGCGTCGCCGACGACGGCGTTCCACAGCCCCGGAATCTTGCCGGGCAGGGCGATCAGCGACTTCACCCCGTTCTCGGTCATGCCGTACATCCGGTCGAGGGACTGCCCGAAACCGAGCTGGACGACACCACTCGCCGGGGTGAAACCGAGGAAACCGGCCTGGACGGTCTGGCCCTTGATCGGGATGTCGTTGCCGTCGTACTTCTGGACGTCGTTGACCGCGATGGTCGGTTCGAGGGTCAGCTGCCGGCCGTCCCGATCGACCACGACGTGCACGGTCCGGCCGGCCGACCTGCGGATGTCCGCCTGGAGCTGGTCGTAGGTGCTGATCCGGTCGCCGTCGAAGGAGAGGATCTTGTCGCCGGGCTTCAGTCCGGCCTGGGCGGCCGGGGTCTGCGGGGCGCCCGCCGGGCAGTTGTCGGTGGGCTGGCCCGCCTTGACGATGCACTGGGCGACGGTGCTGACCGTCGGCACGTTCATCGAGACGCCGAAGCCCATCATGACCGTGAGGAACAGGCCGAAGGCCAGGATCAGGTTCATGAACGGCCCGGCGAACATGACGATGACGCGCTTCCACGGCTTGCGCGTGTAGAAGAGCCGGTGCTCGTCACCCTCCTGGAGCTCCTCGTAGGAGGCCTCCCGGGCGTCCTCGATCATGGTCCGCCAGGGCGAGCTGCTGCGCTTGGTGATCCGGCCGTCCTCGCCCGGCGGGAACATCCCGATCATCCGGATGTACCCGCCGAACGGGATCGCCTTGATGCCGTACTCGGTCTCGCCCTTGCGGCGCGACCACAGGGTCGGGCCGAAGCCGACCATGTACTGCGGCACCCGGATGCCGAACAGCTTGGCCGTGGAGAGGTGGCCGAGCTCGTGCCAGGCGATCGAGATGAGCAGCCCGACCACGAAGACCAGGATGCCGACCACCGTCAAAACCGTTGCCACCGCTGGCCCTCCGTCATGCCGCTCCGCTCATCGTCTCGTCCTGTCGCGACCGGGGCCGTCAGCCCGACGCCAGCTCGCGCGCGCGGGCGCGAGCCCAGTCCTCCGCCTGCAGGACGTCCTCGACGGTCAGGGAAGTTCCCGCGGTCGCCGGCCCGTTGCCGTGCTCGGCCACGACCTTGGCAACAGTGTCCACGATTCCCGTGAAGGCGAGGCGGCCCTTCAGGAAAGCCTCCACGCACTCCTCGTTGGCCGCGTTGAACACCGCCGGGAAGGTCCCGCCCAGCGAGCCCACCTCGCGGGCCAGCTCGACCGCCGGGAAGGCGTCGTTGTCCAGCGGGAAGAACTCCCAGGTGGCGGCCTTGGTCCAGTCGCAGCCGGGCGCGGCGTCCGGCACCCGGTCCGGCCAGCCCAGACCCAGCGAGATCGGCATCCGCATGTCCGGCGGGCTGGCCTGCGCCAGTGTCGAACCGTCGGTGAACTCCACCATCGAGTGCACCACCGACTGCGGATGGACCACGACCTCGATCCGGTCGAACGGCACGTCGTACAGCAGGTGCGCCTCGATCACCTCCAGGCCCTTGTTGACCAGGGTGGCGGAGTTGATCGTGATGACCGGGCCCATGGCCCAGGTCGGGTGCGCCAGCGCGTCGGCCGCCGTCACGCCGGCCAGCTGCTCACGGGTGCGGCCGCGGAACGGGCCACCGCTCGCGGTCACCACCAGCTTGCGGACCTCGGCCCGGGTTCCGCCGGCCAGCGCCTGGAAGATCGCGGTGTGCTCGGAGTCCACCGGCACGATCTGCCCCGGCTTCGCCAGCGCCTTCACCAGCGGACCGCCGACGATCAGCGACTCCTTGTTGGCCAGCACCAGCACCCGGCCGGCCCGCAGCGCGGCCAGCGTCGGCCGGAGCCCGATCGACCCGGTGATGCCGTTCAGCACCGAGTGGCACTCCGACGCCGCCAGCTCGGTCGCCGCGTCCGGACCCACCAGCACCGCCGGCAGCGGACGACCCGCCGCCTTCGCCGCCAGCGCCTCGCGCAGCGCCGGCTCGGCCGCCGGATCGGCGATCGCCACCGTGTGGACGCCCAGCCGCACCGCCTGCTCGGCGAGCAGCTCCACCCGGCCGCCGGCCGCCGACAGGGCGACCACCCGGAACCGGTCCGGGTTGCGGAGCACCACGTCGATGGCCTGGGTGCCGATCGATCCGGTGGAACCGAGGATCACCAGCTCCCGGGGGCCGGAAGGGTCCTGCACGGTGGGCGTGAAACGCAGCTGCGGATGGGCGAGCGAAGTCATGCGCCCATTGTGTCCTGCCCGGAGCCGTCCTCGTGCCGGACCCGGAGCCGCCCGCGTCCGACCCGGGCCCTCCCCGGGCGCCGCTCGGCAGGACGCCGCCGTGCGCCCCGGGCTACCGTCGGAGCCATGCGTACCGTCATCGCCGGGGGCCACGGACAGATCGCGCTGAAGCTCGAACGGCTGCTCGCCGAACGCGGCGACCGCCCGGCCGGGATCATCCGCCGCCCCGAACAGGCCCATGACCTGGTGGACGCCGGAGCCGAACCGCTGCTGCTCGACCTGGAATCCACCACCGCCCCGCAACTGGCCCAGCTGCTCGCCGGCGCCGACGCCGTGGTCTTCGCCGCCGGCGCCGGACCGGGCAGCGGCGCCGCCCGCAAGAACACCGTCGACCGCGACGCCGCCGTCCTGCTCGCCGACGCCGCCGAACTCGCCGGCGTCCGGCGCTACCTGATGATCTCCTCGATGGGCGCCGACGCCGCGGCCCACCACCCCGCCGACCCGGTCTTCGAGACCTACCTGCGGGCCAAGGGCGCCGCCGACGACGCCGTCCGGGCCCGCACGGCGCTCGACTGGACGGTGCTGCGGCCCGGGCGGCTCACCGACGGCCCCGGCACCGGCCTGGTCCGGCTCGCCCCCGCCGTCGGGCGCGGCGCGGTGGACCGGGCCGACGTCGCCGCCGTCCTGGCCGCCCTGCTGCGCGAACCCGGCACCGCCGGGCAGACCCTGGAGCTGGTCGCCGGGAACGCCACGGTCGAGGAGTCCGTCGCCGCCGCGGCCGGCCACGACGGCTGACTCCCGTCCCCGTCAACACGAAGGGCCCGGTTCACTCGAACCGGGCCCCACGCACGAGTCGGATCAGAGGTCGAGGCCGGTGAGGACCATGACCTTCTCGACGGTGTAGTCGGCCATCGCGTACTTGACGCCCTCGCGACCCACGCCGGAGTCCTTGACGCCGCCGTACGGCATCTGGTCGGCGCGGTAGGACGGCGCGTCGCCGATGATCACACCGCCGACCTCCAGCTCCCGGTGGGCGCGGAAGGCGGTCCGCAGGTCGTGCGTGAACACACCCGCCTGCAGGCCGAACGGCGAGTCGTTGACGGCCGCGAACGCCTCGTCCGTACCGTCCACCCGGTGCAGCGACAGGACCGGGCCGAACGCCTCGGCCGTGGCCAGGATCGCGTCGGCCGGCAGCTCGGCCAGCACGGTCGGGGCGTAGGTCGCGCCCTCGCGGGTACCGCCGGCCAGCACCTTGGCGCCCTTGGCGACCGCGTCGTCCACCCAGGACTCCACGCGCTTCGCGGCGTTCTCGTCCACCAGCGGGCCGACGTCCGTCGCGTCGTCGTTCGGGTCACCCGTGACCTGGGCCTTCACCTTGGCCACGACCTTCTCCACCAGCGCGTCGTACACCGACGCGTCGGCGATCACCCGCTGCACCGAGATGCAGGACTGGCCGCCCTGGTAGTTGGCGAACATCGCGATCCGGGTGGCCGCCCAGTCCAGGTCGGCGTCCGAGGACCAGTCCGCGAGCACCACGGCCGCGGCGTTGCCGCCCAGCTCCAGGGTGCAGTGCTTGCGCGGCACCGAGTCCATGATCTGGTAGCCGACCTTGTCCGAACCGGTGAACGAGATCACCGGCAGGCGCTTGTCCTGCACCAGCGCCGGCATCCGGTCGTTCGGCACCGTCAGAACGCTCCACGAACCGGCCGGCAGCTCGGTCTCGGCCAGGATCTCGCCCAGCACCAGCGCCGACAGCGGCGTGGCCGGAGCCGGCTTCAGGATGATCGGGGCGCCGACCGCGATCGCCGGGGCGACCTTGTGGGCGACCAGGTTCAGCGGGAAGTTGAACGGGGCGATGCCCAGCACGACGCCGCGCGGGAAGCGGCGCACCACCGCGAAACGGCCCACGCCGCCCGGGTCGGTGTCCAGCCGCATCGTCTCGCCGTTGGTACGGCGGGCCTCCTCGGCGGCCCAGCGGAACACGGAGACGGCACGGCCGACCTCGCCGCGGGCCCACTTGATCGGCTTGCCGTTCTCGGCGGTGATCAGCCGGGCGATCTCCTCGGAGCGTTCGGCCAGGCGCTTGGCCACGTGGTCCAGCGCGGCCGCGCGCACGTGCGCCGGGGTCGCGGCGAACACCGGCAGCGCGGCGACGGCGGCGTCCAGCGCTTCCTCGACCTGCGCCTCGGTCGGGATGCTCACCTTGCCGACCAGACGGCCGTCCCAGCTGTTGTGCACCTCGAAGTCGGCGTCGCCGCTCGCCCGGCGGCCGGCGAGCCAGAAATCGTACGTGGTGGTCACCGTGGTACCGGCCCTCTCCTCGTCATCGTCAGGCCCACGAACATGAGCCCGAACCCGAGGGTAGGGGCGGCGGCACAACAACCGGATTGGCCGCCGAGGAGCGTTCCCCTCCGGGCCCACTCCATCCCGTCCAGACCGCCGGCCTACTCCTCACCCGAGCGGAGCGCCAGCCACAACTCCATGCGCACGTCGGTGTCGTCCAGCGAACGCCCGAGCAACTCCTCGACCCGGCGCATCCGGTAGCGCAGCGTGTGCCGGTGCACCCCCAGATCCGCCGCCGCGGCATCCCACTGCCCATGTCTGGACAGCCACGCCCGCAGCGAGGCCACCAGATCACCGCGGGCCGTCCGGTCGTGCTCGCGCAGCGGCCGCAGCAGCCCCTCCGCGAACGCCGTCACCGCGTCCTCCCCCAGCAGCGGCAGCAGCGAACCCGCGCCGACCTCCTCGTGGTCCACCGACCGCCGGCCACCACGCAGCGCCACCGCCAGCGCCCGCTCGGCCTGCGCGTGCGCCGTCCCCGCCTCCTCCAGGGCGGCCGGCGCCGACACACCCAGCGACAGGCCCTCGTGCTCCTCGACCACGCCGAGGCAGGCCCGGTGGACGGCACCGTTGTCCAGCGCCAGCACCATCAGCCGCGGCCCGTGCGCACCGTCCTCCCGCGCCACCAGCAGCTTCTCGCCCACCCGGGAACCCGCCTGCTCCGCGCGGTCGCCCAGCTCCGTCAGGGCATCCGCGGCATCCACACTCGGCCCGGCCCCGGCCACCAGGACCCGTATCGTCCCCTCCGGCAGACCGCCGAACAGCCCCAGCGCCACCTGCCGGGCCGTCGCCACCTCACCCGCCAGCACCATCCGCAGCAGCGCCGCGCCCATCCGCTCCTCCGCCTGCCGCAGCTCGCGCGAGCGCTCCAGGGTGAGGGTCAGCAGCGCCACCGCCGCGTTCAGCACGTACCGCTCGGTCGGCGTGATCCGGTCCTCGGTCCCCACCGCCAGGAAACCCCGGGCCCGCCGGTCCGCCCCCAGCGACTGGACCACCACGTAGTCCTCGTCCGCCGTGTCTATCCCCGGCGACCGCCCCTGCAACGCGGCACTCGACGGCGCCGGACGCCGCCGCAGCCGGTCCACCTCCGCCGCCAGCCGCCCCGCCCGGCGAGCCGCCCAGTCCGGCGCCACCACCGACAGCGCACCCGACCCGTCGTACAGCGCCGCCCAGCCCCCCAGCCGCGCCGCCAGACGGCGCACCACGGCCGTCGTGCCGTCCTTGCCCAGGGCAGCCCGGGTCAGCTCCTCCTGCGCCTCGAAACTCGTCGTCACCGCCTCGTACTGCTCCGCAGCCAGCGCCGCCGACACCACCTTGCTGATCGCGATGAACGGCGTCGGCTCCGGCACCCGCAGCAACGGCAGCCCCCGCTGCGCCGCCGCATCCACCAGCGGCTGCGGCACCTCCGTGTGCGACAGCCCGACCCCCAGCCCCAGGCCCACCACCCCGGCATCGGCCAGCCGGTGCACGTACGCCTGCAACTGCGCGGCGGTACGGCCCAGCTTGATACCGGTGGTGAGCAGCAGCTCACCACCCTCGAGGAACGGCGTCGGGTCGTCCAGCTCACTGGTGTGCACCCAGCGGACCGGCCGCTCCAGATGGTCCGCGCCGGCGAGAACCGTCAGATGGAGCGAACTGTTGCGGACGACGGAGGCGAGTGTGGGAGGCATGGCACCTTCGGGGGAACGACCCGACCGCGCCATTGCGGCCGGGCGAGGAGAGGACAGTGGATCCGGTGAGGGTCTCTCCCCTTCATTATGGACGCCCCGGACAACCCGTACTGGCGAATCCACCTCGAAGGCGAGCTTCAGCCCGTCGCGCTCCTCACCCCCGGAGATCCACCAGCAACGGCGGCACCTGCTCCCCCGACACCGCCGTCAACGACACCACCGCATGCCCCGCCGGCAACGCGTGCGCCAGATCCGACGGCGACCACCGCAACCGCTCCACATCCCGCGTCGTCACCGACTCCGTCTGCGCCGTCGTCCCCGACAACGCCTTCCGCCCCAACCGCCCGGCCCGCCTTATCACCCCGCCCGAGGTGTCCGGGGTGTGCGTCACCGCCGTCTCCTGCACCAGATGCGTCCCCCAGGCCTCCGAGAACAGCCGGCCGTCCCACGGCGCGATCCCCGGAAACGCCATCCGGCAACCGACCGCGCCGAACAACGGCGCCCGCAGCGCCTCCGGCAGATCCACCAGCGTCCGCAACAACAGCACCGCGCCCGCGTTCGCGCCCCGCATCCGCTGCACCCCGCGCACGGTCGCCGCGTCCAGCGCCGCCGAGGCGTCGTCCACCACGAGGCCGGCGAACAGCGAATGGTCCTCACGGGCCCCGGCCGCCTGCACGAACTGGCCCACCACCAGCCGCGACAGCATCCGCGCCGCCTCCGGGTGGCTCCGCTCCGGCAGCTTCACCCGCACCCGCAGCGGATGGTCCAGCACCCGCATCGCGAACGGGGGCCGGCCGGTGCCGTCCGTCGCGAACGCCCCCTCGAATGCCGGTCGGTCCAGCAGCGCCAACCGGTCCGCCAGCAGCGCCCCGGGATCGTCCGCCCGGCCGCGCTGACGCTCCCGGTGCTCCAGGTCCCGCTCGTACGCGCCCAGCCGGCCGGCCGCCCCGAGCGCCTTCACCAACGCCGCCAGCGCGTCCGGCTCGCCGCCCAGCAGCGCCCGCAGCTCGCGGACCCCCGGGTAGCGGCGGTGCGCGGCGTGGAACGGGCCCACCACCTGCTGCAACGCCGTCCGGGCACTCTCCGCCCGGGCGGTCAGCTCGTCCGGCAGCAGCGCCTCGGCCAGCCGGGCCGCCGCCTCGTCCGGATCCCGCGCCGCCCCGTACAGATCCAGCCCGTACACCGACGCCGGGTCGCCGGGCGCGATCACCACGTCGTACCAGCCGTCCGGCCCGAGATCCGCGTCCCCAGCCCCGATCACCACCGCGCACGCGGTACCGGCCAACGCCTGCAGACAGAGCGCCTCCGCCACCGGCCGGGCAAGGCGCGCCGTCTTCCCGGTCCCGGCCGGACCCACCGCCAACAGCGAGGTGCCGAGCACCGCCGGATCCAGCGCAAACCCGGCCGCCCGGTGCGGCAGCGGGTTCTTCGGCACGTCCTGGCTGGTACCGAGACAGACCTGACGGAGCAGCAGATCGTGCCGCTCGGCCCGGCCCGGCAGCTCGCGCGCCTCGGACGGATGCGCGAACGCCGCCGCACCGCGCGCCGCCACCTGCTCGACGAACGCCGGAACGAACACCGGATCCGCCTGCGCCGACTCCCACGCTCGCTGGATCCGCACGTAGTCGACGTCGCCGACCGCCTCCCCGTCCAGCCGCCCCGCCGCCGCAGCCGCCCCGCCCTGCCGCAGCCCGGCCCAGGGGTCCAGCTGCCGCACCGCCTCCACCGCCGCAGCGCCCTCCTCGGCGCGCTCCTCCTGCGTCACCGTCCGCGACAGCAGCGGGGCCACGTACCGACGCCACACCTCGGGCCACCGGCCCATGCGGCCGAAGAGCTTGATAGCCACGCCGATCACGAACGCGTTGGCCACCAGGAGCGTGAACATCGCCTCTGACTCGGACGGCGAAGCAAGCGGGCCAATGCCCATCTGCCCCCCAAACCAGACGAGGACATACGTCAGCAGCTGTGTGCCATAGAGATAGGCGAACCACCCCACCAGCGCGTTGATCGCCGCCCGCAGCAGCAGTGGCCAGGCTGCGACCTGAGCCGCCTCCGCCCGTTCCGGGTCCACCTGGCGGTAGCCCAGCCGGTAGATGCCCGGTTCGGCCTCCGGGCGCGGAGCGGAGGCCCAGGCAGGGAGGTCGAATACGGGAACGCCGGAGGTCCGGCCGGGGGGCCGCTGGTGTGGCAGCGGGGGCGGGGGTGTGGTGGTCCGGTCGCCGTGGTGGTGTGCCCCGTCCTGTGCCATGTACGGCCCCGCTCCCTCGCCCGCCCGGCCCGACCGCCGTCGGTGCCGCCATACCCATGCCGCCGTATCGGCGACACGCCCGGGCTCAATGTAGTGGAGCGGGGCCTGCGGGTAGTCGCGCCACCTGCGCTGGCCGTGCCGGACAAGTCGGACGGCGCAGTGCTACCGAGTGGCGCATGCCCGTCCGGGGAGGGCGGCCGTAGCCTGCGAAGCATCGAGCCGAGAAGTCTGGAGAAACCCATGAGCGCCGCAACGCCGCTCCCGCAGGAGCGCCGCCTGGTCACCGCGATCCCCGGTCCGAAGTCGCAGGAGCTGCAGGCCCGCAAGCTGGGTGCGGTGGCGGCCGGTGTCGGCACCACCCTGCCGGTGTACGTGTCCCGCGCCAACGGCGGCGTGCTGGAGGACGTGGACGGCAACTCGCTGATCGACTTCGGTTCCGGTATCGCCGTGACCAACGTCGGCAACAGCGCCGAGGCCGTGGTGGCGAAGGCGAGCGAGCAGCTGGCCGCGTTCACCCACACCTGCTTCATGGTGACCCCGTACGAGGGTTACGTGGCCGTCGCCGAGCAGCTGAACGAGCTGACCCCGGGTAACCACGAGAAGCGCACCGCGCTGTTCAACTCGGGCGCCGAGGCGGTCGAGAACGCGGTGAAGATCGCCCGCGCCTACACCAAGCGCACTGCCGTCGTGGTGTTCGACCACGGCTACCACGGCCGCACGAACCTGACCATGGGCCTGACGGCGAAGAACATGCCGTACAAGCAGGGCTTCGGCCCGTTCGCCCCGGAGATCTACCGGGTGCCGGTGGCCTACCCGTACCGCTGGCTGACGGGTGCGGAGAACTGCGCCGCCGAGGCCGCCGCGCAGGCGATCGACATCATCAACAAGCAGATCGGCGCGGATAACGTCGCCGCGATCATCATCGAGCCGCTGCAGGGCGAGGGCGGCTTCATCGAGCCGGCCAAGGGCTTCCTGCCGGCGATCGCGGAGTTCGCGAAGGCGAACGGCATCGTGTTCGTCGCGGACGAGATCCAGACCGGTTTCTGCCGCACCGGCCAGTGGTTCGCGTGCGAGGACGAGGACATCGTCCCGGACCTGATCACCACCGCGAAGGGCATCGCCGGCGGTCTGCCGCTGGCCGCGGTGACCGGTCGCGCCGAGATCATGGACGCCGCGCACGCGGGCGGTCTGGGCGGCACCTACGGCGGCAACCCCGTGGCGTGTGCCGCCGCGCTGGGTGCCATCGAGACGATGAAGGAGCAGGACCTCAACGGCAAGGCGCAGCGGATCGGCGAGATCATGCTGGGCCGCCTGCGGGCGATGCAGGAGAAGTTCGACATCATCGGCGAGGTCCGCGGCCGCGGTGCGATGATCGCGATCGAGCTGGTGAAGGCGGGCGGCAAGGAGCCGAACGCGGAGGCCACGGCGGCGATCGCGAAGGCCTGCCACGCCGAGGGCCTGGTGGTGCTGACCGCCGGCACGTACGGCAACGTGCTGCGCTTCCTGCCGCCGCTGGTCATGCCGGAGCACCTCCTGAACGAGGGCCTGGACATCCTGGAGGGCGCGTTCGCCGCGGTCTGACGCGATGAGCGCCCCCGCCGGGTGGCGAACCCCGCCGGAGGGTTGTCCGGACAGCGCTGAACGGCCCGTGGGACCTGAACAGGTCCCACGGGCCGTTCGGTTTTCGCACCACCGGGGCCTGGTGATCGTTCACGGAGCCGGGGGATGCCCGACGGGCAGTGAAGATGATGTGCGGAATCGCTGAAGGCGCTCGGCGTAGAAGGGCTGTTGACGTAGTGTCATCACAGATGGACAGCGAGCCTCAGCCATTGGCGGAGCCGTCCGCGGGGCCGCCGTTCGGCGCGGGTCCGCGTATGGGCCGCGAGGACAACCAGGCCGTCCCGTACGGGACGGCACATACCGAAGGCCGATCGACCGACCGTCCGACCCACACCCCCCGGGGCGCACGGAGCGGCGATCATCCGAGCCGCCCCGGAGCTCTCCCCCCTGCTCCGGGGCGGCGTTTCCGCGTCCCGGGCCGGGCGAGGGGTTCGGCGGCGGGGCCGGCAGTCGCGGCGGGGCTGCTGGTGCTGGTGTCGTGGCAGGTGGCGGTGGACGGGCCGCTGCTCGGGCTGGACCGCCTGGTCCGGCACGATGTCGGGTCGGCCCGGCACGATCTGCACAGTGCGCTTCTCGATCGCCTCGGCCATGCCCTGGCGGATCTGGGCAGTTCCGTCCCGGCGATCCCGGTGCTGTTGGTCGCGGGCGGGCTGGCCGCGTGGCGGTCGCGCCGGGCGGGGGCGGCCCGCTGGTGGCTTCCGATGCCGGTGGCGGCGCTGACGTCGGGGCTGATCCCGCTGCTGGTGGTGCCCGCGAAGGCGGCGTTCGCCCGGCCGGGCCCGCTGGGAGATCCGCTGCTGCCGGGGCAGTGGGGCTGGTACCCGTCCGGGCACACCGCCACCGCGACGCTGTCGTACGGGGTGGCGGTGCTGCTGTTGGCCCGGACGGCCGGGGTGCACGTGGCTCGCGTGTTGAGGGCGGTGGCGGTGCTGCTGGCCGTCGGGGTCGGCGCCGGGCTGGTGTGGAGCGACTTCCACTGGCTGCTGGACGTGGTGGCCAGTTGGTGCCTGGCCGCCCTAGTGCTGTGGTCGCTCGCGAGGTGGCTGCCGCGGCCGGGCGGCGGGGGACGGACTCAGGCCTCGGGCTCGTCGGCCTCGGGCTCGTCGTTGCGGTGAACCAGGCCGGGCTCGCCGTTGTCGCGGTGCCATTCGACGACGAGTTCGTCGCGGGCGCCGAAGCGGACGAGGTGGCGGCCGACGACGTCTTCGAGGCCTGGCAGGTTCTCGCGCTCGCCTTCGACGGTGAGCAGCAGCGCGCCGGCCTGGGCCTCCAGGGTGGCGGTGCCGGCGCCGAAGGTCAGGGTGCCGCGGCCGGTCTCCTCGGAGAAGGCGGCCTCGATCCTGCGGCCCATGTGGGCGGCGAGCTGCTTGGCGTAGCGGGCGGGGCGGTCGGTGGCGACACGGGCTTCGGAGCGGGGCACGGGCCCTCCAGGTTCCGGGGAGGGAACTTAGGGTCCCCTCACTTGCGACTACGCTAACCCGGATACTGAGCCTGGCTCAACATCTTTTCGGAGCACCCGTCCGGCACCGGCCGCGGGCCACGGACCTGCCGATACGCTTGGGCGGACGCCTGCCGAGGAGACCGCCCATGACCACCACGCCGACCGACGACCCGGCGAGCTCCTCCTCCACCCCCGCGGCGGGCCCTGCGGACACCGCCGCCGAGCTGGCGGACGCGATGACCCGGGCGATCAAGCGGATCCGCCGCCGCACCAGCGAGCGGCTGGAGCCGTACGGCATCACCCCCGGCCAGGGCCGGGCGCTGCGTGCGCTCGCCCACGCGCCCGGGTGCGAGCTGCCGGACCGCGCGATGCGACTGAGCGATCTCGCGGACCGGCTGCACATCGCCCCCCGCTCGGCCACCACGGTGGTCGACGCGCTGGAGGAGGCTGGCCTGGTCGAGCGCAGCCCCGACCCGGCCGACCGGCGCGCCGTCCGGATCCTGCTGACCGAGGCGGGCCGCGCGGCGGTGGAGCGGATCGGGCAGGTGCGGCACGAGGTGGCGCAGGAGTACTTCGGCGAGGTCAGTCCGGCCGACCAGGACGTGCTGCTGCGAGTGCTGCGCGCCGCCGAGACCCGGTACGCAGCCGCCACGCCGCCGCGGCGGCCAGGGCCTCCGGGCGCAGCGCGGTGATCCCGATCCCGGCGATCACCAGCAGCGCGGGCCAGCGGTAGGGCGACTGCTGGTCACCGCGTTCGCGACCGGGCCGCGAGGCTGATGCCTCGATGCTGGCCGATCTGCGCGAGCGTTGTCGGCGGTGCCGGGCCGCCCGGCAGGTTCGGTGGCGAGGATCAGGTGGCGAAGCCGATCACGAGCCACATGAAGCCGACCCCGGCGAGGGTGCAGAGCAGGGTGCTGCGCGAGGGGTGCGGGCTGTGGGCCTCGGGGAGGATGTCGGAGGTCGCCAGGTAGAGCAGGAAGCCGGAGAAGAAGCCGAGGTAGAGGCCGAGCAGGTGCTCGGAGATGGTGAACGCCAGGGTGATCGCCGCGCCGGACACCGGGGCGAGCGCGTCCGCGGCCAGCAGGGTGACCGCGCGCCGCCGGTTGTTCCCGTAGAGCCGGGTGATCGTGTAGGTGTTGAAGCCGTCGGCGAAGTCGTGGGCGACGACGGCGATGGCGACGACCGTACCGACCGTGGTGCCCGCCTGGAAGGCGGCACCGATCGCGAAGCCGTCCATCACGCTGTGCCCGACCAGGGCCAAAGCTGCGGTCAGACCGACACCCTCGTGCCCGACGCGGTGGCTGTGCCCGTGGTGGCCGTGGGTGTGCTCGGCGTACTCGCCCTCGTGGCCGCGGTGGATGGCGACCGCGCGCTCCACCACGTGGATGGTGAGGAAGCCGGCCGCGAACATCAGCAGCGCCTGCGGCACACCGTGCACCTCTCCGGGCGCCTGGCGCAGGGCCTCGGGCAGGAGGTCGAAGGCGACGACGCCGAGCATGAGTCCGGCGGCGAAGCCGAGCACCAGGTGGCGCCGGTCGCCGGTGCGCTGGGCGACGAACCCGCCGACCAGGGTCATCAGGAACGCGCCGGCGGCGACCAGGACGGCCGTCACCGGGCCGACCCCGCTCGGGTCGGTCGGTCGTGTGGTCTGCGGGCCGTTCTGCCCATCCGTCTCCCCCAGGATTGCGCCCGACGCCGGGCCGACCGCCGACCGTACCGGACGGACGGTCAGCGGCTTTCGCCCGGGGTGCTCGGCCGGCCTCCGGGGGGACAACG
The nucleotide sequence above comes from Streptomyces kaniharaensis. Encoded proteins:
- a CDS encoding ATP-binding protein; translated protein: MAQDGAHHHGDRTTTPPPPLPHQRPPGRTSGVPVFDLPAWASAPRPEAEPGIYRLGYRQVDPERAEAAQVAAWPLLLRAAINALVGWFAYLYGTQLLTYVLVWFGGQMGIGPLASPSESEAMFTLLVANAFVIGVAIKLFGRMGRWPEVWRRYVAPLLSRTVTQEERAEEGAAAVEAVRQLDPWAGLRQGGAAAAAGRLDGEAVGDVDYVRIQRAWESAQADPVFVPAFVEQVAARGAAAFAHPSEARELPGRAERHDLLLRQVCLGTSQDVPKNPLPHRAAGFALDPAVLGTSLLAVGPAGTGKTARLARPVAEALCLQALAGTACAVVIGAGDADLGPDGWYDVVIAPGDPASVYGLDLYGAARDPDEAAARLAEALLPDELTARAESARTALQQVVGPFHAAHRRYPGVRELRALLGGEPDALAALVKALGAAGRLGAYERDLEHRERQRGRADDPGALLADRLALLDRPAFEGAFATDGTGRPPFAMRVLDHPLRVRVKLPERSHPEAARMLSRLVVGQFVQAAGAREDHSLFAGLVVDDASAALDAATVRGVQRMRGANAGAVLLLRTLVDLPEALRAPLFGAVGCRMAFPGIAPWDGRLFSEAWGTHLVQETAVTHTPDTSGGVIRRAGRLGRKALSGTTAQTESVTTRDVERLRWSPSDLAHALPAGHAVVSLTAVSGEQVPPLLVDLRG
- a CDS encoding phosphatase PAP2 family protein — its product is MLVSWQVAVDGPLLGLDRLVRHDVGSARHDLHSALLDRLGHALADLGSSVPAIPVLLVAGGLAAWRSRRAGAARWWLPMPVAALTSGLIPLLVVPAKAAFARPGPLGDPLLPGQWGWYPSGHTATATLSYGVAVLLLARTAGVHVARVLRAVAVLLAVGVGAGLVWSDFHWLLDVVASWCLAALVLWSLARWLPRPGGGGRTQASGSSASGSSLR
- a CDS encoding DUF2218 domain-containing protein — its product is MPRSEARVATDRPARYAKQLAAHMGRRIEAAFSEETGRGTLTFGAGTATLEAQAGALLLTVEGERENLPGLEDVVGRHLVRFGARDELVVEWHRDNGEPGLVHRNDEPEADEPEA
- a CDS encoding ZIP family metal transporter, translating into MTLVGGFVAQRTGDRRHLVLGFAAGLMLGVVAFDLLPEALRQAPGEVHGVPQALLMFAAGFLTIHVVERAVAIHRGHEGEYAEHTHGHHGHSHRVGHEGVGLTAALALVGHSVMDGFAIGAAFQAGTTVGTVVAIAVVAHDFADGFNTYTITRLYGNNRRRAVTLLAADALAPVSGAAITLAFTISEHLLGLYLGFFSGFLLYLATSDILPEAHSPHPSRSTLLCTLAGVGFMWLVIGFAT
- the gabT gene encoding 4-aminobutyrate--2-oxoglutarate transaminase; this translates as MSAATPLPQERRLVTAIPGPKSQELQARKLGAVAAGVGTTLPVYVSRANGGVLEDVDGNSLIDFGSGIAVTNVGNSAEAVVAKASEQLAAFTHTCFMVTPYEGYVAVAEQLNELTPGNHEKRTALFNSGAEAVENAVKIARAYTKRTAVVVFDHGYHGRTNLTMGLTAKNMPYKQGFGPFAPEIYRVPVAYPYRWLTGAENCAAEAAAQAIDIINKQIGADNVAAIIIEPLQGEGGFIEPAKGFLPAIAEFAKANGIVFVADEIQTGFCRTGQWFACEDEDIVPDLITTAKGIAGGLPLAAVTGRAEIMDAAHAGGLGGTYGGNPVACAAALGAIETMKEQDLNGKAQRIGEIMLGRLRAMQEKFDIIGEVRGRGAMIAIELVKAGGKEPNAEATAAIAKACHAEGLVVLTAGTYGNVLRFLPPLVMPEHLLNEGLDILEGAFAAV
- a CDS encoding MarR family winged helix-turn-helix transcriptional regulator, with the translated sequence MTTTPTDDPASSSSTPAAGPADTAAELADAMTRAIKRIRRRTSERLEPYGITPGQGRALRALAHAPGCELPDRAMRLSDLADRLHIAPRSATTVVDALEEAGLVERSPDPADRRAVRILLTEAGRAAVERIGQVRHEVAQEYFGEVSPADQDVLLRVLRAAETRYAAATPPRRPGPPGAAR